From Anopheles coluzzii chromosome 3, AcolN3, whole genome shotgun sequence, the proteins below share one genomic window:
- the LOC120959165 gene encoding probable phospholipid-transporting ATPase IA isoform X9 — protein MAFHSMYRALRLRLVNHDDDATTSGITLDDSDKRVIRLNEPQVQKYCNNHISTAKYSVLSFLPSFLFEQFRRYSNCFFLLIALLQQIPDVSPTGRYTTLVPLMFILAVSAIKEIVEDIKRHRADDEINHRLIEVLQNGQWHTIKWQELSVGDIVKVLNNTFFPADLVLLSSSEPQGMSFIETSNLDGETNLKIRQGVPTTSRILETKDFSQFRGTLESEPPNRHLYEFNGVLKEHDKQAVGLGPDQLLLRGAMLRNTAWIFGIVIYTGHDTKLMRNSTSAPLKRSTVDRLTNTQILMLFIILIILCIVSCIFNQLWTKRHFQTDWYLGIGNLLNKNFAYNLLTFIILYNNLIPISLQVTLELVRFLQAIFINMDIDMYHAESDTPAMARTSNLNEELGMVKYVFSDKTGTLTRNVMEFKKCSVAGSIYSIEDTPAQSRLVQNILNNHRTAPTLREFLTLMAICHTVIPEKQPGDSMNDIQYHAASPDERALVYGAKKFGYVFYTRTPTYVEIEALGVQERFEILNVLEFTSTRKRMSVIARNSKSEIKLYCKGADTVIYERLAPEGVAYRESTLSHLEEFATEGLRTLCCAVSDIPDDVYEDWKHTYHKASTSLQYREQKVEDAANLIETNLRLLGATAIEDKLQDGVPETIASLLEAKINVWVLTGDKQETAINIGYSCQLLSHSMDLILLNQDCLDNTRSCILEHTSNGRFDNVGRKDAALIVDGKTLKYALSCDLRREFLDLCISCKVVICCRVSPIQKAEMVDLVTISTKSVTLAIGDGANDVAMIQKANVGVGISGVEGLQAACASDYSIAQFSYLRKLLLVHGAWNYSRMCKLILYSFYKNICLYVIELWFAIYSGWSGQILFERWTIGLYNVFFTALPPFAMGLFDKVTSAEQMLKEPRLYAPSQNAKLFNVKVFWRCIINALFHSMILFWLSYKIYEKDVIWKNGRDGGYLVLGNIVYTYVVVTVCLKAGLLTNSWTWLTHCSIWGSILLWFIFIFIYSNIWPALPVGAVFTGMDDMVFTTPVFWAGLLLIPLSALLFDVSWNAYRNSRKDNILTPPLKESRSSRVRLLPGGRWFGDANGRHPGVRHEPAKAGRQLSVSRMRVLLRQLLYRLLRRRYFRSLPQPTAYHRFRCRRPGQQRSSFVAVSV, from the exons ATAAACGCGTGATACGGCTGAACGAACCACAGGTTCAAAAGTACTGTAACAATCATATCTCTACCGCTAAATATAG TGTCCTTAGTTTTCTACCTTCGTTCCTGTTCGAGCAGTTCCGGCGGTACTCGAACTGCTTCTTTCTGTTGATCGCACTGCTGCAGCAGATACCGGACGTGTCGCCTACTGGTCGGTACACCACGCTCGTGCCGCTGATGTTTATACTTGCGGTGAGCGCAATCAAGGAAATCGTCGAAGACATCAAGCGGCACCGGGCGGACGATGAGATCAACCACCGCCTGATCGAGGTACTGCAGAATGGCCAGTGGCACACGATCAAGTGGCAGGAGCTGTCGGTCGGCGACATCGTCAAGGTACTCAACAACACCTTCTTCCCGGCCGACCTGGTGCTGCTGTCCTCCAGCGAGCCGCAGGGCATGTCCTTCATCGAGACGTCCAACCTAGACGGCGAGACGAACCTGAAGATCCGGCAGGGCGTACCGACCACCAGCCGGATCCTGGAGACGAAGGACTTTAGCCAGTTTCGCGGGACGCTCGAGAGCGAACCACCGAACCGGCATCTGTACGAGTTCAATGGCGTGCTGAAGGAGCATGACAAACA AGCGGTTGGCCTCGGACCGGATCAGCTGTTACTGCGAGGTGCCATGCTACGTAACACCGCCTGGATATTCGGCATCGTTATCTACACCGGTCACGATACGAAACTTATGCGAAACTCTACCTCAGCGCCGTTGAAG CGCTCAACCGTTGACAGACTGACAAACACGCAAATTCTAATGTTATTTATCATTCTGATCATTCTGTGTATCGTGAGTTGCATTTTCAACCAACTTTGGACGAAAAGACATTTTCAAACGGACTGGTACTTAGGCATCGGCA ATCTTTTGAACAAAAACTTCGCCTACAATCTGCTTACGTTTATTATTCTGTACAACAATTTGATTCCCATATCGCTGCAAGTTACGTTAGAGCTGGTACGGTTTCTACAG GCAATCTtcatcaacatggacatcgaTATGTACCACGCGGAATCGGACACACCGGCAATGGCGCGCACCTCCAACCTGAACGAAGAGCTCGGCATGGTGAAGTACGTGTTCTCGGACAAAACTGGCACGCTGACGCGGAACGTGATGGAGTTTAAGAAGTGCAGTGTGGCGGGCTCGATATACTCGATCGAGGACACGCCGGCCCAGTCGCGATTGGTACAG AACATCCTCAACAACCATCGCACGGCGCCTACATTGCGCGAATTTCTCACGCTGATGGCGATCTGCCACACGGTCATCCCGGAGAAGCAGCCGGGCGACAGCATGAACGATATCCAGTATCACGCCGCCAGCCCGGACGAGCGGGCCCTGGTGTACGGGGCGAAGAAGTTCGGCTACGTGTTTTACACCCGCACGCCAACGTACGTCGAGATCGAGGCGCTCGGCGTGCAGGAACGGTTCGAGATACTTAACGTGCTGGAGTTCACCTCCACCCGCAAGCGCATGTCGGTGATCGCGCGCAACTCGAAGAGCGAAATCAAGCTGTACTGCAAGGGTGCGGATACGGTCATCTACGAGCGGCTCGCACCGGAGGGTGTCGCGTACCGCGAGTCCACCCTGAGCCACCTGGAGGAGTTCGCGACGGAGGGGCTGCGCACGCTCTGCTGCGCCGTGTCCGACATCCCGGACGATGTGTACGAAGACTGGAAGCATACGTACCACAAAGCGTCCACCTCGCTGCAGTACCGCGAGCAGAAGGTGGAAGATGCGGCCAACCTGATCGAAACGAACCTGCGCCTGCTCGGTGCGACGGCGATCGAGGATAAGCTGCAGGACGGTGTGCCCGAAACGATAGCGTCGCTGCTGGAAGCGAAGATCAACGTGTGGGTGCTTACCGGCGACAAGCAGGAGACGGCCATCAACATCGGCTACTCCTGCCAGCTGCTGTCCCATTCGATGgatttgattttattgaatCAGGATTGTTTGGAT AACACGCGCAGCTGCATACTGGAGCACACCTCCAATGGGCGGTTTGATAATGTGGGCCGCAAGGATGCCGCACTGATCGTGGACGGCAAAACGCTTAAGTACGCGCTCAGCTGCGATTTGCGGCGCGAATTTCTGGACCTGTGCATCTCGTGCAAGGTCGTGATCTGTTGCCGCGTGTCGCCAATCCAGAAGGCGGAAATGGTGGACCTGGTGACGATCAGCACAAAATCGGTCACGTTAGCGATCGGGGACGGTGCGAACGATGTCGCCATGATACAGAAGGCGAACGTGGGCGTCGGCATCTCCGGTGTGGAAGGTTTGCAGGCGGCCTGCGCGTCCGACTATTCAATTGCGCAG TTCAGCTACCTGcgaaagctgctgctggtgcatgGGGCCTGGAACTACAGCCGTATGTGCAAGCTGATCCTGTACAGCTTCTACAAAAACATCTGCCTATACGTGATAGAGCTTTGGTTCGCGATTTATTCTGGATG GTCCGGTCAAATATTGTTCGAACGATGGACAATCGGTTTATACAACGTGTTTTTTACTGCGCTACCACCCTTCGCTATGGGACTGTTCGATAAAGTGACATCGGCGGAACAGATGCTAAA AGAACCAAGACTTTACGCGCCGTCGCAAAATGCCAAACTGTTTAACGTCAAAGTGTTTTGGCGCTGTATCATTAACGCGCTGTTCCATTCGATGATACTGTTTTGGTTGTCGTACAAGATCTACGAAAAGGATGTCATCTGGAAGAACGGACGCGATGGTGGATATTTAGTGTTAGGCAACATAGTTTACACG TACGTAGTCGTGACGGTGTGCTTGAAGGCGGGTCTTCTTACCAACTCGTGGACCTGGTTGACCCATTGTTCTATTTGGGGCTCGATACTGCTAtggtttatatttatattcattTACAG CAACATTTGGCCAGCATTACCGGTGGGTGCGGTTTTCACGGGCATGGACGATATGGTCTTTACGACGCCTGTGTTCTGGGCTGGACTACTGTTAATTCCACTATCCGCACTGCTTTTCGACGTGTCTTGGAACGC GTACAGAAACTCTAGAAAGGATAATATACTAACACCACCACTGAAGGAATCCAGATCTTC ACGGGTACGCCTTCTCCCAGGAGGAAGGTGGTTCGGTGACGCAAACGGACGTCATCCGGGCGTACGACACGAACCTGCCAAAGCCGGACGGCAACTGAGCGTGTCGCGGATGCGCGTACTGCTACGACAGCTACTTTACCGTCTGCTGAGAAGGCGCTACTTCCGGTCGCTGCCGCAACCCACCGCGTACCATCGGTTCCGGTGCCGCCGGCCGGGCCAGCAGCGCTCATCGTTCGTCGCTGTATCGGTGTAA
- the LOC120959165 gene encoding probable phospholipid-transporting ATPase IA isoform X8: MCVSRTVSCVDVTMQQVGRTIDGLLTRLRSCTLEYFPCQRKPPARHDDDATTSGITLDDSDKRVIRLNEPQVQKYCNNHISTAKYSVLSFLPSFLFEQFRRYSNCFFLLIALLQQIPDVSPTGRYTTLVPLMFILAVSAIKEIVEDIKRHRADDEINHRLIEVLQNGQWHTIKWQELSVGDIVKVLNNTFFPADLVLLSSSEPQGMSFIETSNLDGETNLKIRQGVPTTSRILETKDFSQFRGTLESEPPNRHLYEFNGVLKEHDKQAVGLGPDQLLLRGAMLRNTAWIFGIVIYTGHDTKLMRNSTSAPLKRSTVDRLTNTQILMLFIILIILCIVSCIFNQLWTKRHFQTDWYLGIGNLLNKNFAYNLLTFIILYNNLIPISLQVTLELVRFLQAIFINMDIDMYHAESDTPAMARTSNLNEELGMVKYVFSDKTGTLTRNVMEFKKCSVAGSIYSIEDTPAQSRLVQNILNNHRTAPTLREFLTLMAICHTVIPEKQPGDSMNDIQYHAASPDERALVYGAKKFGYVFYTRTPTYVEIEALGVQERFEILNVLEFTSTRKRMSVIARNSKSEIKLYCKGADTVIYERLAPEGVAYRESTLSHLEEFATEGLRTLCCAVSDIPDDVYEDWKHTYHKASTSLQYREQKVEDAANLIETNLRLLGATAIEDKLQDGVPETIASLLEAKINVWVLTGDKQETAINIGYSCQLLSHSMDLILLNQDCLDNTRSCILEHTSNGRFDNVGRKDAALIVDGKTLKYALSCDLRREFLDLCISCKVVICCRVSPIQKAEMVDLVTISTKSVTLAIGDGANDVAMIQKANVGVGISGVEGLQAACASDYSIAQFSYLRKLLLVHGAWNYSRMCKLILYSFYKNICLYVIELWFAIYSGWSGQILFERWTIGLYNVFFTALPPFAMGLFDKVTSAEQMLKEPRLYAPSQNAKLFNVKVFWRCIINALFHSMILFWLSYKIYEKDVIWKNGRDGGYLVLGNIVYTYVVVTVCLKAGLLTNSWTWLTHCSIWGSILLWFIFIFIYSNIWPALPVGAVFTGMDDMVFTTPVFWAGLLLIPLSALLFDVSWNAYRNSRKDNILTPPLKESRSSRVRLLPGGRWFGDANGRHPGVRHEPAKAGRQLSVSRMRVLLRQLLYRLLRRRYFRSLPQPTAYHRFRCRRPGQQRSSFVAVSV; this comes from the exons ATAAACGCGTGATACGGCTGAACGAACCACAGGTTCAAAAGTACTGTAACAATCATATCTCTACCGCTAAATATAG TGTCCTTAGTTTTCTACCTTCGTTCCTGTTCGAGCAGTTCCGGCGGTACTCGAACTGCTTCTTTCTGTTGATCGCACTGCTGCAGCAGATACCGGACGTGTCGCCTACTGGTCGGTACACCACGCTCGTGCCGCTGATGTTTATACTTGCGGTGAGCGCAATCAAGGAAATCGTCGAAGACATCAAGCGGCACCGGGCGGACGATGAGATCAACCACCGCCTGATCGAGGTACTGCAGAATGGCCAGTGGCACACGATCAAGTGGCAGGAGCTGTCGGTCGGCGACATCGTCAAGGTACTCAACAACACCTTCTTCCCGGCCGACCTGGTGCTGCTGTCCTCCAGCGAGCCGCAGGGCATGTCCTTCATCGAGACGTCCAACCTAGACGGCGAGACGAACCTGAAGATCCGGCAGGGCGTACCGACCACCAGCCGGATCCTGGAGACGAAGGACTTTAGCCAGTTTCGCGGGACGCTCGAGAGCGAACCACCGAACCGGCATCTGTACGAGTTCAATGGCGTGCTGAAGGAGCATGACAAACA AGCGGTTGGCCTCGGACCGGATCAGCTGTTACTGCGAGGTGCCATGCTACGTAACACCGCCTGGATATTCGGCATCGTTATCTACACCGGTCACGATACGAAACTTATGCGAAACTCTACCTCAGCGCCGTTGAAG CGCTCAACCGTTGACAGACTGACAAACACGCAAATTCTAATGTTATTTATCATTCTGATCATTCTGTGTATCGTGAGTTGCATTTTCAACCAACTTTGGACGAAAAGACATTTTCAAACGGACTGGTACTTAGGCATCGGCA ATCTTTTGAACAAAAACTTCGCCTACAATCTGCTTACGTTTATTATTCTGTACAACAATTTGATTCCCATATCGCTGCAAGTTACGTTAGAGCTGGTACGGTTTCTACAG GCAATCTtcatcaacatggacatcgaTATGTACCACGCGGAATCGGACACACCGGCAATGGCGCGCACCTCCAACCTGAACGAAGAGCTCGGCATGGTGAAGTACGTGTTCTCGGACAAAACTGGCACGCTGACGCGGAACGTGATGGAGTTTAAGAAGTGCAGTGTGGCGGGCTCGATATACTCGATCGAGGACACGCCGGCCCAGTCGCGATTGGTACAG AACATCCTCAACAACCATCGCACGGCGCCTACATTGCGCGAATTTCTCACGCTGATGGCGATCTGCCACACGGTCATCCCGGAGAAGCAGCCGGGCGACAGCATGAACGATATCCAGTATCACGCCGCCAGCCCGGACGAGCGGGCCCTGGTGTACGGGGCGAAGAAGTTCGGCTACGTGTTTTACACCCGCACGCCAACGTACGTCGAGATCGAGGCGCTCGGCGTGCAGGAACGGTTCGAGATACTTAACGTGCTGGAGTTCACCTCCACCCGCAAGCGCATGTCGGTGATCGCGCGCAACTCGAAGAGCGAAATCAAGCTGTACTGCAAGGGTGCGGATACGGTCATCTACGAGCGGCTCGCACCGGAGGGTGTCGCGTACCGCGAGTCCACCCTGAGCCACCTGGAGGAGTTCGCGACGGAGGGGCTGCGCACGCTCTGCTGCGCCGTGTCCGACATCCCGGACGATGTGTACGAAGACTGGAAGCATACGTACCACAAAGCGTCCACCTCGCTGCAGTACCGCGAGCAGAAGGTGGAAGATGCGGCCAACCTGATCGAAACGAACCTGCGCCTGCTCGGTGCGACGGCGATCGAGGATAAGCTGCAGGACGGTGTGCCCGAAACGATAGCGTCGCTGCTGGAAGCGAAGATCAACGTGTGGGTGCTTACCGGCGACAAGCAGGAGACGGCCATCAACATCGGCTACTCCTGCCAGCTGCTGTCCCATTCGATGgatttgattttattgaatCAGGATTGTTTGGAT AACACGCGCAGCTGCATACTGGAGCACACCTCCAATGGGCGGTTTGATAATGTGGGCCGCAAGGATGCCGCACTGATCGTGGACGGCAAAACGCTTAAGTACGCGCTCAGCTGCGATTTGCGGCGCGAATTTCTGGACCTGTGCATCTCGTGCAAGGTCGTGATCTGTTGCCGCGTGTCGCCAATCCAGAAGGCGGAAATGGTGGACCTGGTGACGATCAGCACAAAATCGGTCACGTTAGCGATCGGGGACGGTGCGAACGATGTCGCCATGATACAGAAGGCGAACGTGGGCGTCGGCATCTCCGGTGTGGAAGGTTTGCAGGCGGCCTGCGCGTCCGACTATTCAATTGCGCAG TTCAGCTACCTGcgaaagctgctgctggtgcatgGGGCCTGGAACTACAGCCGTATGTGCAAGCTGATCCTGTACAGCTTCTACAAAAACATCTGCCTATACGTGATAGAGCTTTGGTTCGCGATTTATTCTGGATG GTCCGGTCAAATATTGTTCGAACGATGGACAATCGGTTTATACAACGTGTTTTTTACTGCGCTACCACCCTTCGCTATGGGACTGTTCGATAAAGTGACATCGGCGGAACAGATGCTAAA AGAACCAAGACTTTACGCGCCGTCGCAAAATGCCAAACTGTTTAACGTCAAAGTGTTTTGGCGCTGTATCATTAACGCGCTGTTCCATTCGATGATACTGTTTTGGTTGTCGTACAAGATCTACGAAAAGGATGTCATCTGGAAGAACGGACGCGATGGTGGATATTTAGTGTTAGGCAACATAGTTTACACG TACGTAGTCGTGACGGTGTGCTTGAAGGCGGGTCTTCTTACCAACTCGTGGACCTGGTTGACCCATTGTTCTATTTGGGGCTCGATACTGCTAtggtttatatttatattcattTACAG CAACATTTGGCCAGCATTACCGGTGGGTGCGGTTTTCACGGGCATGGACGATATGGTCTTTACGACGCCTGTGTTCTGGGCTGGACTACTGTTAATTCCACTATCCGCACTGCTTTTCGACGTGTCTTGGAACGC GTACAGAAACTCTAGAAAGGATAATATACTAACACCACCACTGAAGGAATCCAGATCTTC ACGGGTACGCCTTCTCCCAGGAGGAAGGTGGTTCGGTGACGCAAACGGACGTCATCCGGGCGTACGACACGAACCTGCCAAAGCCGGACGGCAACTGAGCGTGTCGCGGATGCGCGTACTGCTACGACAGCTACTTTACCGTCTGCTGAGAAGGCGCTACTTCCGGTCGCTGCCGCAACCCACCGCGTACCATCGGTTCCGGTGCCGCCGGCCGGGCCAGCAGCGCTCATCGTTCGTCGCTGTATCGGTGTAA
- the LOC120959165 gene encoding probable phospholipid-transporting ATPase IA isoform X7 — protein sequence MDPVATVSQLVAIVKALFSRVFGRIRRWWHRRNYNRLSPLDDGIIPNDDDATTSGITLDDSDKRVIRLNEPQVQKYCNNHISTAKYSVLSFLPSFLFEQFRRYSNCFFLLIALLQQIPDVSPTGRYTTLVPLMFILAVSAIKEIVEDIKRHRADDEINHRLIEVLQNGQWHTIKWQELSVGDIVKVLNNTFFPADLVLLSSSEPQGMSFIETSNLDGETNLKIRQGVPTTSRILETKDFSQFRGTLESEPPNRHLYEFNGVLKEHDKQAVGLGPDQLLLRGAMLRNTAWIFGIVIYTGHDTKLMRNSTSAPLKRSTVDRLTNTQILMLFIILIILCIVSCIFNQLWTKRHFQTDWYLGIGNLLNKNFAYNLLTFIILYNNLIPISLQVTLELVRFLQAIFINMDIDMYHAESDTPAMARTSNLNEELGMVKYVFSDKTGTLTRNVMEFKKCSVAGSIYSIEDTPAQSRLVQNILNNHRTAPTLREFLTLMAICHTVIPEKQPGDSMNDIQYHAASPDERALVYGAKKFGYVFYTRTPTYVEIEALGVQERFEILNVLEFTSTRKRMSVIARNSKSEIKLYCKGADTVIYERLAPEGVAYRESTLSHLEEFATEGLRTLCCAVSDIPDDVYEDWKHTYHKASTSLQYREQKVEDAANLIETNLRLLGATAIEDKLQDGVPETIASLLEAKINVWVLTGDKQETAINIGYSCQLLSHSMDLILLNQDCLDNTRSCILEHTSNGRFDNVGRKDAALIVDGKTLKYALSCDLRREFLDLCISCKVVICCRVSPIQKAEMVDLVTISTKSVTLAIGDGANDVAMIQKANVGVGISGVEGLQAACASDYSIAQFSYLRKLLLVHGAWNYSRMCKLILYSFYKNICLYVIELWFAIYSGWSGQILFERWTIGLYNVFFTALPPFAMGLFDKVTSAEQMLKEPRLYAPSQNAKLFNVKVFWRCIINALFHSMILFWLSYKIYEKDVIWKNGRDGGYLVLGNIVYTYVVVTVCLKAGLLTNSWTWLTHCSIWGSILLWFIFIFIYSNIWPALPVGAVFTGMDDMVFTTPVFWAGLLLIPLSALLFDVSWNAYRNSRKDNILTPPLKESRSSRVRLLPGGRWFGDANGRHPGVRHEPAKAGRQLSVSRMRVLLRQLLYRLLRRRYFRSLPQPTAYHRFRCRRPGQQRSSFVAVSV from the exons ATAAACGCGTGATACGGCTGAACGAACCACAGGTTCAAAAGTACTGTAACAATCATATCTCTACCGCTAAATATAG TGTCCTTAGTTTTCTACCTTCGTTCCTGTTCGAGCAGTTCCGGCGGTACTCGAACTGCTTCTTTCTGTTGATCGCACTGCTGCAGCAGATACCGGACGTGTCGCCTACTGGTCGGTACACCACGCTCGTGCCGCTGATGTTTATACTTGCGGTGAGCGCAATCAAGGAAATCGTCGAAGACATCAAGCGGCACCGGGCGGACGATGAGATCAACCACCGCCTGATCGAGGTACTGCAGAATGGCCAGTGGCACACGATCAAGTGGCAGGAGCTGTCGGTCGGCGACATCGTCAAGGTACTCAACAACACCTTCTTCCCGGCCGACCTGGTGCTGCTGTCCTCCAGCGAGCCGCAGGGCATGTCCTTCATCGAGACGTCCAACCTAGACGGCGAGACGAACCTGAAGATCCGGCAGGGCGTACCGACCACCAGCCGGATCCTGGAGACGAAGGACTTTAGCCAGTTTCGCGGGACGCTCGAGAGCGAACCACCGAACCGGCATCTGTACGAGTTCAATGGCGTGCTGAAGGAGCATGACAAACA AGCGGTTGGCCTCGGACCGGATCAGCTGTTACTGCGAGGTGCCATGCTACGTAACACCGCCTGGATATTCGGCATCGTTATCTACACCGGTCACGATACGAAACTTATGCGAAACTCTACCTCAGCGCCGTTGAAG CGCTCAACCGTTGACAGACTGACAAACACGCAAATTCTAATGTTATTTATCATTCTGATCATTCTGTGTATCGTGAGTTGCATTTTCAACCAACTTTGGACGAAAAGACATTTTCAAACGGACTGGTACTTAGGCATCGGCA ATCTTTTGAACAAAAACTTCGCCTACAATCTGCTTACGTTTATTATTCTGTACAACAATTTGATTCCCATATCGCTGCAAGTTACGTTAGAGCTGGTACGGTTTCTACAG GCAATCTtcatcaacatggacatcgaTATGTACCACGCGGAATCGGACACACCGGCAATGGCGCGCACCTCCAACCTGAACGAAGAGCTCGGCATGGTGAAGTACGTGTTCTCGGACAAAACTGGCACGCTGACGCGGAACGTGATGGAGTTTAAGAAGTGCAGTGTGGCGGGCTCGATATACTCGATCGAGGACACGCCGGCCCAGTCGCGATTGGTACAG AACATCCTCAACAACCATCGCACGGCGCCTACATTGCGCGAATTTCTCACGCTGATGGCGATCTGCCACACGGTCATCCCGGAGAAGCAGCCGGGCGACAGCATGAACGATATCCAGTATCACGCCGCCAGCCCGGACGAGCGGGCCCTGGTGTACGGGGCGAAGAAGTTCGGCTACGTGTTTTACACCCGCACGCCAACGTACGTCGAGATCGAGGCGCTCGGCGTGCAGGAACGGTTCGAGATACTTAACGTGCTGGAGTTCACCTCCACCCGCAAGCGCATGTCGGTGATCGCGCGCAACTCGAAGAGCGAAATCAAGCTGTACTGCAAGGGTGCGGATACGGTCATCTACGAGCGGCTCGCACCGGAGGGTGTCGCGTACCGCGAGTCCACCCTGAGCCACCTGGAGGAGTTCGCGACGGAGGGGCTGCGCACGCTCTGCTGCGCCGTGTCCGACATCCCGGACGATGTGTACGAAGACTGGAAGCATACGTACCACAAAGCGTCCACCTCGCTGCAGTACCGCGAGCAGAAGGTGGAAGATGCGGCCAACCTGATCGAAACGAACCTGCGCCTGCTCGGTGCGACGGCGATCGAGGATAAGCTGCAGGACGGTGTGCCCGAAACGATAGCGTCGCTGCTGGAAGCGAAGATCAACGTGTGGGTGCTTACCGGCGACAAGCAGGAGACGGCCATCAACATCGGCTACTCCTGCCAGCTGCTGTCCCATTCGATGgatttgattttattgaatCAGGATTGTTTGGAT AACACGCGCAGCTGCATACTGGAGCACACCTCCAATGGGCGGTTTGATAATGTGGGCCGCAAGGATGCCGCACTGATCGTGGACGGCAAAACGCTTAAGTACGCGCTCAGCTGCGATTTGCGGCGCGAATTTCTGGACCTGTGCATCTCGTGCAAGGTCGTGATCTGTTGCCGCGTGTCGCCAATCCAGAAGGCGGAAATGGTGGACCTGGTGACGATCAGCACAAAATCGGTCACGTTAGCGATCGGGGACGGTGCGAACGATGTCGCCATGATACAGAAGGCGAACGTGGGCGTCGGCATCTCCGGTGTGGAAGGTTTGCAGGCGGCCTGCGCGTCCGACTATTCAATTGCGCAG TTCAGCTACCTGcgaaagctgctgctggtgcatgGGGCCTGGAACTACAGCCGTATGTGCAAGCTGATCCTGTACAGCTTCTACAAAAACATCTGCCTATACGTGATAGAGCTTTGGTTCGCGATTTATTCTGGATG GTCCGGTCAAATATTGTTCGAACGATGGACAATCGGTTTATACAACGTGTTTTTTACTGCGCTACCACCCTTCGCTATGGGACTGTTCGATAAAGTGACATCGGCGGAACAGATGCTAAA AGAACCAAGACTTTACGCGCCGTCGCAAAATGCCAAACTGTTTAACGTCAAAGTGTTTTGGCGCTGTATCATTAACGCGCTGTTCCATTCGATGATACTGTTTTGGTTGTCGTACAAGATCTACGAAAAGGATGTCATCTGGAAGAACGGACGCGATGGTGGATATTTAGTGTTAGGCAACATAGTTTACACG TACGTAGTCGTGACGGTGTGCTTGAAGGCGGGTCTTCTTACCAACTCGTGGACCTGGTTGACCCATTGTTCTATTTGGGGCTCGATACTGCTAtggtttatatttatattcattTACAG CAACATTTGGCCAGCATTACCGGTGGGTGCGGTTTTCACGGGCATGGACGATATGGTCTTTACGACGCCTGTGTTCTGGGCTGGACTACTGTTAATTCCACTATCCGCACTGCTTTTCGACGTGTCTTGGAACGC GTACAGAAACTCTAGAAAGGATAATATACTAACACCACCACTGAAGGAATCCAGATCTTC ACGGGTACGCCTTCTCCCAGGAGGAAGGTGGTTCGGTGACGCAAACGGACGTCATCCGGGCGTACGACACGAACCTGCCAAAGCCGGACGGCAACTGAGCGTGTCGCGGATGCGCGTACTGCTACGACAGCTACTTTACCGTCTGCTGAGAAGGCGCTACTTCCGGTCGCTGCCGCAACCCACCGCGTACCATCGGTTCCGGTGCCGCCGGCCGGGCCAGCAGCGCTCATCGTTCGTCGCTGTATCGGTGTAA
- the LOC120958229 gene encoding uncharacterized protein LOC120958229, which translates to MRLPMGRKQAEQAAQWASSAAAYGAAAALVGCYLTDWKVIVSYIPFYGGKFDKKE; encoded by the exons ATGAGACTGCCGATGGGACGTAAACAAGCCGAACAGGCCGCTCAGTG GGCCTCTTCTGCCGCCGCTTACGGAGCTGCTGCGGCGCTGGTTGGATGCTACCTGACCGACTGGAAGGTGATCGTGTCGTACATCCCCTTCTACGGCGGCAAATTCGACAAGAAGGAATAG